The genomic stretch gaaagaacaagatcacgggtacaagcggctgaaatgagctcctccgtagggtggctgggctctcccttagagatagggggagaagctctgccatcctggaggagctcggagtagagtcgctgctcctccgcgttgagaggagccagatgggtggggcttgggcatctagtcaggatgccccctggacgcctccctggtgaggtgttcagggcatgtccctccggtaggagacccggggagacccaggacacgttggagagactatgtctctcgactggcctgggaacgcctggggatccctccggatgagctggaggaggtggctggggacagggaagtctgggcttctctccttaggctgagacaccccccgcgacccgaccggataagcggtagagaatggatggatggatggatggatggttagggttaacccatccaggagcgggttagggttagggttagagggttagggttaacccatccAGGAGCGGGCTGAGTCTGTCTGGGTacctccagaggaggaggctaCTATtgtcaaaaacaaaagcacaccCTGGTGATACGGAGGCACTGGAAACAGCTAGAACCAACCTGAACCGGGCCATTAGACAACATCCTGACAGGTGAACCACATCCTGACAGGTGAACCACATCCTGACAGGTGACCAACATGATGGCAGGTGACCAACACGATGACAGGTGACCAACACGATGACAGGTGAATACTTGATGACAGGTGAACCACATGATGACAGGTGACCAACATGATGACAGGTGAACCACATGATGACAAGTGAACCACATGATGACAGGTGACCAACACGATGACAGGTGACAAACACGATGAGGTGACCAACATGATGACAGGTGAATACTTGATGACAGGTgaccaacatggatgacaggTGACCAACACGATGACAGGTGACCAACGCGATGACAGGTGACCAACACGATGACAGGTGACCAACACGATGACAGGTGACCAACATGATGACAGGTGACCAACACGATGACAGGTGACCAACACGATGACAGGTGACCAACATGATGACAGGTGAATACTTGATGACAGGTGACCAACACGATGACAGGTGAACCACACGATGACAGGTGACCAACACGATGACAGGTGACCAACATGATGACAGGTGACCAACATGATGACAGGTGACGAACACGATGACAGGTGACCAACACGATGACAGGTGACCAACACGATGACAGGTGACCAACACGATGACAGGTGACCAACATGATGACAGGTGACGAACACGATGACAGGTGACCAACACGATGACAGGTGACCAACATGATGACAGGTGACCAACACGATGACAGGTGAACCACATACCCGTGAGGAGGGATTCTGATAGATGTGTTTCTCTCCGAGCAGCCATCGGTCAATGaagccagcagctccacctgtgCAGTTTGGGAAGAGCCCCATGTCTCCGATTCCACCCGGGCCCAGATACCCCCTGATCACAAGAACTCCTTCAGTTTTGGAGTCAGAAGCAGAAACTGATGCAAACGCACATGGACTCACGTTGGACAGTCGGgtacaggaaggaggaaggtgAGAAACAGCCAGACGCTTTCtaagagcagcacacacacccaggctgGCCAATACAGCAAGACCTCGATTCCTGGAGACCACCAAGCATCCTGAACACAGGCCAGAGGCTCAAGAATTAGCACTGCTCTCTCTACTGACACATTTAGCTTAAAACATACGTCAGTCGAACTCACCGTTGTGAAGATTTCAAGATGAGCCCTCGCCACCAGTAGATCCAGACAGGCGACAACCAGGTAAGCCAGAGCCAAGCGCTGCAGCACCCCTGGGATCCGCAGGGTGCCCCAAGACACTGGCAGGCGTCAATGAGCATGGAGCCAATGCGTGTCAGTAGTTTGAACCTCCTACATGGTTTGAAATAGTCTCAAGAAACATGTTTCCACTCACACGGTCCCTGGCAGTAGTTTGGATTGATGATGAAGAGACCgatgaggaagagctgaaggCTTCTCCATGCAACTTTCCCCAGCAGGGAGAGGCGTGTGGAGCCTGTCCGAAGGAGAGCGTGGACCGACAGGGCGATGGATGTTCCCATTATGAACATAAACCTGATGAAAAGGAAATCATATTATTACCTGAAGAAACTAGTCTGGTCCCAAAATGCTGTATATTTATGTCGAATGTGGGGAAGACGGGTCCAAAATAACCCTGCTATCGACACACTACATGTAGATGCGGATTACCAGGGAAAGACTAAATCTGCAACAGTTAGACCTgcaaagagatttaaaaaagagtTCAACTCCAGGACGTCATGCTCTGTGGAGGTAGGCGGTAAGGTTGGAACAGGTGACCCTCACCATTCCAGCTTTCATGTCTGAAGAACCAGTATCGGCCACCTCCGTAGTTCACAAACACCATAATGACCAACGAAATCCTGAGGAAACCAAAGAAAATACTCCATTTTACATTATATGACAATGCCGTCCAGTAGAAGCAGGAGAATTAGCGAATGGTGTTTCATGTCATGATGGAATCCTAAACTACTGATTACTTGCCCCCTGAACGTATCCAGAGACTGCAGCCTCTTGCTGGATGTAGGAGGTGGCAAGAGGATGTTTTCAGTCACTGGCACTGTGTTCCTGCCAGGGGAGCCCAGTTCCTTTAGGGTGAAGAGTTTAAAAGTGCATCAATAGGGAGCCCGAATCCTCGCAAAGCAAATAATAATGGTGTTGAGGAACAATACGTTAGCTTTAACAGACTGACCGAGTTGATGAGCCTCTCTGTGTCCATTGTGCCCCTCAATCGGAAGAAGAAAGCTCTTACAGCATGGAGCCTGGAGGCATCAGGTGACACAATCAGTCATGCTAATAGCTCTAACCCGGGAATACAACACGCACATGCACTGGCAGCATCTCTAAGGCTGCTTTAAGACATCTGGAAGATTTCGACCCAGTATTTAGGTTGTTTTTACCCAAGTAATGTGTTTCCAAAGGCAGACGCCAAGGCCAGGCCAGTGTAGATGAGAAAGGCTACTAGGATGGCTGTGTGAAGAGTGACATGGAACAAATGAGAATGTGACCGTCCGAGCATCCTCTGTCACAGCGTCGGGCAGAGTTACTCACGTATGTTCAGGCAGAGTTACTCACGTATGTTCAGGCAGAGTTACTCACGTATGTTCAGGCAGAGTTACTCACGTATGTTCAGGCAGAGTTACTCACGTATGTAGCTGCTGACGGGGTCTGCGAGAGTCACGATGGAGCAAGTGACGACTGAAGAGTTCTTTACCCACAACGAGTAGATGCCATGTTCTCCAAAGTGGAAAGGAAGCCTGTCAATTAaaaatcatcattattattttattttttaattatttgtgaAGATTTCACTTGTTTAAAAGCAATGTGGAAATGAGACCCACTAATTTGTTGGTTTTCATTCGACTAGTTGCAATTGGTTCTGAATATACTGACATTTCCAGGACACGAGGAGCTTGACTCACGTGCACAGCACCAAGTCGTCAGCAGTGCGGTTCAGCTGCAGGATGATGGGATGCTGCGTGGCCACAGTTAGATTTAGTGAGCTGGGCTGGCCAGGAACACGGGCTGCAGGTAGAATCCCCGACTGCTGGTACACACACTAGCACACAGACATGGGCCTCCACATCAGAAGGACCAAACTAAAACACACCATGATAGGATTGAACAAGGAGCTAAAGGTGCACCTGGTAGCAGTGCTCAGACACCCACGACACCATCACATCAGAGTCCAGCTCACTCTTGACAGTCAGAGAAGCTTTATCCATCCCCGGGACGGTCCGCTTGTGACCGGGCAGAGAGGCTGGCGGGTGATGGGGAGGAGATATTCTTTACATCACTTAATAGCTAACGAACTTGTTCAAATATACATGTAGCCATCTATTGTGACTGCACCTAGCTGCTGCTACAGAACTCTCAAAGGTGCCATGTTCTCCGACACCGTGGACAGCAGGAGGCTGAGCCAGGTCACATGCCGAATGGACCCAAGCGCCACTGACTGTTGCTCCACCGGCTACTGTCAGATACACCTCGGTTCATattttcacattcattttcaTATGCAAATAGTAGCATTTTAGCTCAGAGCTAATAGCAGCTCCGGTGTTTGCCAGCAGTGCTTCACCGGAAGGTTCGGTGCACCCGGAGCCGAACTGTGTCCGGTATCCAACATAAAACCATCTTGGCCGGGAAGAGAACTTCAAATTCTTTGGTTGACGTTCTGACTGGACCGACATGCGTTTACATTTCTGTTGCAATCTATATTTGACCGATTTGGTTGATGGTTCACTTAAGAGAATACTAAAATATGGTATACGTTTGGGCCGAAAATGATATTATGGACTTGATGGTTTATGAATGCTTATTTTCATTACCAAAAGCAAACCCAATGCTGGTCTGCAAATGGGTTCGGACCGGTTCTACTTGCCGTTAGATAAGGCTGCCCGTGGTGCCACGCAGACGGCTGCGGCCAGAACAAGCGTCGCCAAGGCCAACATGGAACTTTCTCC from Takifugu flavidus isolate HTHZ2018 chromosome 6, ASM371156v2, whole genome shotgun sequence encodes the following:
- the hgsnat gene encoding heparan-alpha-glucosaminide N-acetyltransferase, with translation MKPSGESSMLALATLVLAAAVCVAPRAALSNASLPGHKRTVPGMDKASLTVKSELDSDVMVSWVSEHCYQCVYQQSGILPAARVPGQPSSLNLTVATQHPIILQLNRTADDLVLCTLPFHFGEHGIYSLWVKNSSVVTCSIVTLADPVSSYIPILVAFLIYTGLALASAFGNTLLGLHAVRAFFFRLRGTMDTERLINSELGSPGRNTVPVTENILLPPPTSSKRLQSLDTFRGISLVIMVFVNYGGGRYWFFRHESWNGLTVADLVFPWFMFIMGTSIALSVHALLRTGSTRLSLLGKVAWRSLQLFLIGLFIINPNYCQGPLSWGTLRIPGVLQRLALAYLVVACLDLLVARAHLEIFTTDAWWSPGIEVLLYWPAWVCVLLLESVWLFLTFLLPVPDCPTGYLGPGGIGDMGLFPNCTGGAAGFIDRWLLGEKHIYQNPSSRVIYATHVPYDPEGILGSINSILMTFLGLQAGKIILHYRDLHRGIISRFLIWAFLLGVFSAVLTNCSTNQGLIPVNKNLWSLSYVTTLACFAYVLLALIYYTVDVQKWWTGAPFLFPGMNSILVYVGHEVFQDYFPFRWQMSNSQSHSEHLTQNLVATSCWVLISYVLYRKKVFLKI